TTTGATGAAAGTCTAAATAAATTAGGTTTAGACTATGTCGACTTATATTTAATCCATTGGCCGGTAAAAGGGAAATATAAAGATTCTTGGCGTGCAATGGAAGAGATTTATCAGAGTGGTCGTGCTAAGGCAATTGGTGTATCTAATTTCCATCAACATCACTTGGAGGATTTATTAAAAGATGCCCAGGTTGTGCCTGTACTTGATCAAATAGAGCTTCATCCAAGGTTGACACAAGAGCCATTACGTGCATTTTTAGCAGAGAATAATATCGCAGTTGAAGCTTGGTCGCCGTTAGGGCAAGGGAATATTTTAGAAGAGCCTATACTGGTTGAGATAGGCAAAAAATACAATAAAACACCTGCTCAAGTTATTATTCGTTGGCATTTACAAAATGATATCATTGTTATTCCAAAATCTGTCCATCAAGAACGAATCAAACAAAATATAGATGTCTTTGATTTTGAATTAACGGATGAAGACATGGAGCAAATTAATCAGTTGAATAAAAATGAACGTTTTGGGTCTAATCCAGAGAAGTTTGATTTTTAATCAGATTTCTAGAGGAATAAAGAAGTTTCTGGCGTATAACGAATTAGGTTATACGCCAGAAACTTCTTTTTTTATAGTTTATTTACAAAATAGTCAAAGAGTTTGAATTCTTTCTCATCTACTTCAAAACGTAGTTCAGGATGCCATTGAACACCTAGCAGTCGCTGTGCCGTATCAACAGATTCAACGCCTTCTACAATACCGTCAGTTGACATCGCAGTGACTTTTAGTGTAGGTGCTAGTTTGTTGATTGCTTGATGATGATAAGAATTAACACGATACTCTTTACCAAATAATTGATATAGGGAGCTGTTTTTTTCGATTTGAATAGCATGTGTTGCAAATTGAGGGAGGGTTGGTTGTTGCCCATGCTTGATTTTCCAATCAGGATACAAGGAGAGATCTTGATATAAGGTTCCTCCTAAAACAATATTTAGTAGCTGCATACCACGACAAACAGCAAAAATTGGTTTTTGTTGTTTTATTGCTTCTTTGATCAGTGCAATTTCAAAAAGATCACGATTTTTATTTGTTTCTTCCAATTTTGGATGAGGTTCTTGTCCAAAAAATTCTGGGGAGATATCTTGTCCACCTGCTAATAATAATTTATCGATTTTTGCTACATAGCCACTGGCAGATTCTGCCTTACCAATGGGCAAAACAATAGGTAATCCGCCTGCATTTTGAACGGCGGTTACGAATCCTTGAGGTGTATAGGTTACATGGTTTCCATTAAAAACATCTACAGATTTAATAATTTGATTTCCTGCTATACCAATAGTTGTTGTCACTTAATCACGTCCTTCGTTTATTTGTAAAATAGTTATTTATGTATAGTTCAAGATAAATAAGAAAAAAGAAACAGTCATTCACTGATTAGAATGAACCTAAAAAGTGAATAACCGCTCATTGACTATCAGCGAGTACGAATAACTTCGACTTTGTACCCGTCTGGATCAGTAATGAAATAGTAAGATGGTGGTGTTCCAGGTAACCCTTTCATATCCGTAACATTAAATCCTGCATTTTTTTGTTCTTCATGTAATTTTTCGATTTCGTCAGTGCTGATCGCAATATGACCATAGCCATTTCCTAAATCGTATGCTTCATGATCGTAATTATACGTTAACTCTAATTCATAGCCATCACCAGGCAATGTTAGATAAACTAAAGTAAATTTATGTTCTGGAAAATCACGACGGCGGCTTTCTTCAAAATTGAAGGCCTTTTGGTAAAAGTCTAGTGAGGCTTCCAAGTCTTTGACACGAACACAAGTATGAGCCATTTTCATATGAATCATCTTCCTTTCAAAAGTGGGTAATCTGGATAAATTCCAAAAGAACCTATCATCATTTTCATAGTAGCATAGACTGAACTAAAATTGTGAGTGAAATGATAAGATATTACTTGTTCATGAGAAAATTCTCATGTAAAATTAAGTCAAACGATAAAGGAGTTGTTTTTATGGAAACACCATCATTTGGTGAAAAATCGGAAACATTGGTATATAAAAAAAGACTGGGTGCGTATATTATTGTATCAAGAAACAATGGAGCAGAAATTGTGTTGGTCCAAGCGCCAAATGGGGCATACTTTTTACCTGGCGGAGAAATCGAGCAAGGAGAAACCAAAGAAGTAGCGATACATCGAGAAATGATAGAAGAATTGGGTGTTGAAGTAGTTATTGGTGAATATTTAGGACAGGCGGATGAATATTTCCATTCGAGACATCGTAAAACAGATTATTACAATCCAGGTTATTTTTTTGTAGCGGATAGTTGGAAGCAGATTTGTGAACCTTTGGAAAAAACAAACACATTACGCTGGGTTTCTGTTGATGAGAGTATTGATTTGCTTAAAAGAGGCAGCCATAAATGGGCAGTAAAAAAATGGAAAGCGAATCAAAAGAACGCGATAAATTCTTTATAATGTACAAGTTCAGATAGAAATAGATTATAAAGGGATTGAATTGTGAGAGTCAAAGTTTTTGTAAGAATGAATTAACCATTGTCAAACTAAATAATAAAAGCAGATTGCATCGATCGTTGCAATCTGCTTTATTGTCTTATTTTACATATATTTCAGTAAAACTTCTGCTACACCATCTTCATCATTGCTTGTTGTATGAATATCGGCTGCACGTTTAACACTTTCAGTTGCATTACCCATAGCAACACCAACACCAGCATATTCAATCATAGATAAGTCATTTTCATTATCACCAATGGCCATTGTTTCGGCTTGGGAAATACCTAAATGATCAGCAAGCTTGGCTAATGCATTCCCTTTGTTCGCTTCTTTGTTTAAAATCTCGTAATAAAAATCGGTACTCTTAACAGTTGTATACTTAGAAGAAAATTCTTCTGGTAATTGACTGATAGCTTGATCCAAAATCTCTGGCTCGTCGATCATCATCATTTTGATAATCGACATATCTGGAGTCATTTCATCAACTGCTCGATATTTCAGCGGCATATCAACCAAATGAGCTTCATGTACAGTATATTTCCCAATATCTCGATTTGCAGTATAAATGGCTTTGTCATCAATAGTATGAAGATGTGCGCCTACTTTTCTAGCCATATATTCGATTTCTAAGAAATCATCATGGCTTAGTGTATAGCGAGAAATGATTTCGTTGGTTTTAGTCGCTTGTACTAAAGAACCGTTATAAGTAATTACAAAATCATTGTCTCCATAGAGCTCTAATTCAGTTAACTGTTCTTTTACACCAGGGAGCGGGCGTCCTGTGCATAAAACAATGTAGATGCCTTTTTCGTTGGCTTTTTTCAGTGT
The DNA window shown above is from Enterococcus sp. 4G2_DIV0659 and carries:
- a CDS encoding aldo/keto reductase encodes the protein MSVEKTKKLSNGSIIPRLGLGVWKAQDGEEAMNSVKWALEAGYRLIDTAEVYKNEVSVGEGIRMSGVPREEIFITTKLWNTDQGYESTLKAFDESLNKLGLDYVDLYLIHWPVKGKYKDSWRAMEEIYQSGRAKAIGVSNFHQHHLEDLLKDAQVVPVLDQIELHPRLTQEPLRAFLAENNIAVEAWSPLGQGNILEEPILVEIGKKYNKTPAQVIIRWHLQNDIIVIPKSVHQERIKQNIDVFDFELTDEDMEQINQLNKNERFGSNPEKFDF
- a CDS encoding gamma-glutamyl-gamma-aminobutyrate hydrolase family protein yields the protein MTTTIGIAGNQIIKSVDVFNGNHVTYTPQGFVTAVQNAGGLPIVLPIGKAESASGYVAKIDKLLLAGGQDISPEFFGQEPHPKLEETNKNRDLFEIALIKEAIKQQKPIFAVCRGMQLLNIVLGGTLYQDLSLYPDWKIKHGQQPTLPQFATHAIQIEKNSSLYQLFGKEYRVNSYHHQAINKLAPTLKVTAMSTDGIVEGVESVDTAQRLLGVQWHPELRFEVDEKEFKLFDYFVNKL
- a CDS encoding VOC family protein — its product is MKMAHTCVRVKDLEASLDFYQKAFNFEESRRRDFPEHKFTLVYLTLPGDGYELELTYNYDHEAYDLGNGYGHIAISTDEIEKLHEEQKNAGFNVTDMKGLPGTPPSYYFITDPDGYKVEVIRTR
- a CDS encoding NUDIX hydrolase, producing METPSFGEKSETLVYKKRLGAYIIVSRNNGAEIVLVQAPNGAYFLPGGEIEQGETKEVAIHREMIEELGVEVVIGEYLGQADEYFHSRHRKTDYYNPGYFFVADSWKQICEPLEKTNTLRWVSVDESIDLLKRGSHKWAVKKWKANQKNAINSL
- the yidA gene encoding sugar-phosphatase, yielding MSIKLVAIDIDGTLLDSNRKITPKVKETLKKANEKGIYIVLCTGRPLPGVKEQLTELELYGDNDFVITYNGSLVQATKTNEIISRYTLSHDDFLEIEYMARKVGAHLHTIDDKAIYTANRDIGKYTVHEAHLVDMPLKYRAVDEMTPDMSIIKMMMIDEPEILDQAISQLPEEFSSKYTTVKSTDFYYEILNKEANKGNALAKLADHLGISQAETMAIGDNENDLSMIEYAGVGVAMGNATESVKRAADIHTTSNDEDGVAEVLLKYM